A genomic stretch from Enterobacter oligotrophicus includes:
- a CDS encoding terminase ATPase subunit family protein has protein sequence MNTTMTPADLDPRRQAMMLYFQGYRVARIAEMLGEKVATVHSWKKRDKWGEYGPLDQMQLTTAARYCQLIMKEQKEGKDFKEIDLLARQSERHARIGKFNDGGNEADLNPNVANRNKGPRKPPEKNVFSDEQTEKLQEIFHSSMFAYQRHWWDAGNRHRIRNLLKSRQIGATFFFAREALIDAITTGRNQIFLSASKAQAHVFKQYIIDFAKEVDVELKGDPMTLSNGACLYFLGTNARTAQSYHGNLYLDEYFWIPKFQELRKVASGMAIHKKWRQTYFSTPSSLTHSAYPFWSGALFNRGRAKSDKVDIDLTHGNLAPGLLCPDGQYRQIVTVEDAVRGGCNLFDLDQLRMEYSPDEYQNLLMCEFIDDLASVFPLSELQACMVDSWEVWSDFQALALRPFGWREVWIGYDPAKGTQNGDSAGCVVVAPPTVPGGKFRILERHQWRGMDFRAQADAIKKLTQQYNVTYIGIDSTGVGHGVYENVKAFFPAVREFVYNPNVKNALVLKAYDIISHRRLEFDAGHTDIAQSFMAIRRATTASGNRPTYEASRSEEASHADLAWATMHALFNEPLQGEAANTSNIVEIF, from the coding sequence ATGAACACGACAATGACCCCCGCAGACCTCGATCCCCGTCGGCAGGCCATGATGCTGTACTTTCAGGGATACCGCGTAGCCCGCATTGCAGAAATGCTGGGCGAGAAAGTTGCAACCGTGCACAGCTGGAAAAAGCGCGACAAGTGGGGTGAGTATGGGCCGCTGGATCAGATGCAGCTCACCACCGCCGCGCGCTACTGCCAGCTCATTATGAAGGAGCAGAAAGAAGGGAAAGACTTCAAGGAAATTGACCTGCTGGCGCGCCAGTCAGAGCGTCATGCCCGCATCGGCAAATTTAACGACGGCGGCAACGAGGCCGACCTTAACCCCAACGTGGCGAACCGCAACAAAGGCCCACGCAAGCCACCGGAAAAGAACGTATTCAGCGACGAGCAGACCGAAAAGCTGCAGGAGATTTTCCACAGCTCGATGTTCGCCTATCAGCGCCACTGGTGGGATGCGGGCAACCGTCACCGCATCCGTAACCTGCTCAAGTCCCGCCAGATTGGCGCGACCTTCTTCTTTGCCCGGGAGGCGCTGATTGACGCCATCACCACCGGGCGCAACCAGATTTTCCTTTCCGCCAGTAAGGCCCAGGCGCACGTCTTTAAGCAGTACATCATCGACTTTGCAAAAGAGGTGGATGTAGAGCTGAAAGGCGATCCGATGACGCTCAGCAACGGCGCGTGCCTGTACTTCCTCGGCACCAACGCCCGCACAGCGCAGAGCTACCACGGCAACCTGTACCTGGATGAATATTTCTGGATACCGAAATTCCAGGAACTGCGCAAGGTGGCCTCCGGTATGGCCATTCACAAGAAATGGCGGCAGACCTACTTTTCAACCCCATCCAGCCTGACCCACAGCGCCTATCCGTTCTGGTCCGGCGCGCTGTTCAATCGGGGCCGCGCCAAATCGGACAAGGTGGATATTGACCTGACCCACGGCAATCTGGCCCCGGGCCTGCTTTGCCCGGACGGTCAGTACCGCCAGATCGTCACAGTGGAGGATGCGGTGCGCGGCGGCTGTAACCTATTCGACCTGGACCAGCTGCGGATGGAGTACAGCCCTGACGAATACCAGAACCTGCTGATGTGCGAATTCATTGACGATCTGGCGTCAGTGTTCCCGCTGAGCGAGCTGCAGGCGTGCATGGTGGACAGCTGGGAAGTCTGGTCTGACTTTCAGGCGCTGGCACTGCGCCCGTTTGGCTGGCGCGAAGTCTGGATCGGCTATGACCCGGCGAAGGGTACGCAGAACGGCGACAGTGCCGGGTGCGTGGTGGTAGCACCACCCACGGTGCCGGGCGGCAAATTCCGCATTCTGGAGCGGCACCAGTGGCGGGGGATGGACTTCCGCGCCCAGGCTGACGCCATTAAAAAGCTGACCCAGCAGTATAACGTGACCTATATCGGCATCGACTCGACCGGCGTCGGCCACGGCGTCTATGAGAACGTTAAGGCGTTCTTCCCGGCGGTCCGGGAGTTTGTCTACAACCCCAACGTAAAAAACGCCCTGGTGCTTAAGGCATACGACATTATCAGCCACCGGCGCCTGGAGTTTGACGCCGGGCACACCGACATTGCGCAGTCCTTTATGGCAATCCGCCGCGCCACCACCGCCAGCGGGAACCGCCCAACCTACGAAGCCAGCCGCAGCGAAGAAGCCAGCCACGCAGACCTGGCCTGGGCAACGATGCACGCACTGTTTAACGAACCGCTGCAGGGCGAGGCCGCCAATACCAGCAACATTGTGGAGATTTTTTAA
- a CDS encoding phage portal protein → MSEHDALTSTAPVQEAAQQKNTTHAEAFSFGDPIPVLDRRELLDYVECVQMDKWYEPPVSFDGLARTYRAAVHHSSPIAVKRNILTSTFIPHPLLSQQAFSRFVQDYLVFGNAYLEKRTNRLGGILSLEPSLAKYTRRGIDLDTYWFVQYGMTTQPYEFTRGSIFHLMEPDLNQEIYGLPEYLSAIPSALLNESATLFRRKYYINGSHAGFIMYMTDAAQNQEDVNNIRQAMKSAKGPGNFRNLFMYSPNGKKDGIQIIPLSEVAAKDEFLNIKNVSRDDMMAAHRVPPQMMGIMPSNVGGFGDVEKASKVFVRNELMPLQKSLEEINNWLGIQVIKFDDYSL, encoded by the coding sequence ATGAGTGAACACGACGCCCTGACCAGCACCGCGCCAGTGCAGGAAGCCGCGCAGCAGAAGAACACAACTCACGCCGAAGCGTTCAGCTTTGGCGATCCGATCCCGGTACTGGACCGCCGCGAACTGCTGGACTACGTGGAATGCGTGCAAATGGATAAGTGGTATGAGCCGCCCGTGAGCTTTGACGGGCTGGCCCGCACCTACCGCGCCGCCGTGCATCACAGCTCGCCGATTGCCGTTAAGCGCAACATTCTGACCAGCACGTTTATCCCACACCCGCTGCTGAGCCAGCAGGCATTCAGCCGCTTCGTGCAGGACTATCTGGTGTTTGGTAACGCCTATCTTGAGAAACGGACGAACCGGCTCGGCGGCATTCTGTCGCTGGAACCATCACTGGCGAAATACACCCGCCGCGGGATCGACCTTGACACTTACTGGTTTGTGCAATATGGCATGACCACACAGCCCTATGAGTTCACCAGAGGCAGTATCTTTCACCTGATGGAACCGGACCTGAACCAGGAGATTTACGGCCTGCCGGAATATCTGTCCGCCATCCCCTCCGCCCTGCTGAACGAGTCCGCTACGCTGTTCCGCCGGAAGTATTATATCAACGGCAGCCACGCGGGTTTTATCATGTATATGACCGACGCCGCGCAGAACCAGGAGGACGTGAACAACATCCGCCAGGCCATGAAAAGCGCCAAAGGGCCGGGCAACTTCCGCAACCTTTTTATGTACTCACCCAACGGCAAAAAGGACGGCATTCAGATCATCCCGCTGTCAGAGGTGGCGGCAAAGGATGAGTTTTTGAACATCAAGAACGTGAGCCGCGATGACATGATGGCAGCGCATCGCGTGCCGCCGCAGATGATGGGAATTATGCCGAGTAATGTTGGAGGATTTGGTGATGTGGAGAAGGCGAGTAAAGTCTTTGTCCGTAATGAACTAATGCCACTTCAAAAAAGTTTAGAGGAGATTAATAACTGGCTTGGCATCCAAGTAATTAAATTCGATGATTACAGTTTGTAG